A window of Thermoflexus sp. contains these coding sequences:
- a CDS encoding ABC transporter permease — MSRRSSEVLFAIGILLLLWHLLAELVRRPILPTPVVVGAALVQELRGDLAMHLLASAGRVMVSIALSIATAAPLGLALGLSPRLHRLISPFLYILYPIPKVVLVPVLILFFGVGDLAKILLIFLILFFQILVLVRDAAASLRPELVLSVRSLGAGRRALFRFVYIPASLPAILTAVRQSIGTAVAVLYLSELLATRYGLGYYIYIQASTFFNYPAMYAGIVLMSVLGLALYLIVDALERRWCRWMFAV, encoded by the coding sequence ATGTCGCGGCGCAGCAGCGAGGTGCTATTCGCTATCGGGATTTTGCTTCTCCTCTGGCATCTGCTTGCGGAGCTCGTCCGACGCCCGATACTTCCCACACCGGTCGTGGTCGGAGCCGCCCTGGTGCAGGAGCTACGGGGAGATCTGGCCATGCATCTTCTGGCCAGCGCTGGACGGGTGATGGTCAGCATCGCCCTCTCCATCGCCACAGCAGCTCCCCTGGGGCTGGCCCTGGGCCTCAGCCCACGGCTCCACCGGCTGATTTCCCCCTTTCTTTATATTCTCTACCCGATCCCCAAGGTGGTGCTGGTGCCTGTGCTGATCCTGTTTTTCGGCGTGGGGGATCTGGCCAAGATCCTGCTCATCTTCCTGATTTTGTTCTTTCAGATCCTGGTGCTGGTGCGGGATGCGGCGGCGAGCCTGCGGCCGGAACTGGTGCTGTCGGTGCGGAGCCTGGGGGCGGGGCGGCGGGCCCTCTTCCGGTTCGTTTATATCCCTGCCTCCCTGCCCGCCATCCTGACCGCCGTGCGGCAGAGCATCGGCACGGCGGTTGCAGTGCTGTATCTGAGCGAGCTGCTCGCCACGCGCTACGGCCTGGGCTATTATATCTACATTCAGGCCAGCACTTTCTTTAACTATCCGGCGATGTATGCGGGGATCGTCCTGATGAGCGTTCTGGGCCTCGCCCTTTATCTCATCGTGGATGCGCTGGAGCGGCGCTGGTGTCGCTG
- a CDS encoding glycosyltransferase, translated as MRVIHLYKDYFPILGGIENHIRALAEAQARMGLEVIVLVTSPSRKTMELRDGSVRVLKASRWFTVASTPLSLAFFLYARRFLPQADLIHLHHPYPPAEIAYLMSGGNRPAVLTYHSDIVRQRLSGRLYRPWLYRVLGRVARILVTSPVYLETSPHLQAFRDKCRVVPLGIDVARFLTAPPEAPRALRSSWCSAPHRPHALFVGRLRYYKGLDTLLQTLTRLPDLHVTIVGTGPMERAWRTLARDLRVSDRVHFLGEVPDPELPLVYHAADLFVLPASARAEAFGTVLLEAMAAGLPVVTTEIGTGTTWVVGGAGWIVPPRDPEALAEAIREILAHPEAARARGRQGQERVRREFTLEKMAQRVLEIYEEVLHQAASQSASPNP; from the coding sequence ATGCGGGTGATCCATCTATACAAAGACTACTTCCCGATCCTCGGGGGGATCGAGAACCACATTCGCGCCCTGGCCGAGGCCCAGGCCCGCATGGGGCTGGAGGTGATCGTCCTGGTGACCTCGCCGTCCCGGAAAACGATGGAGCTCCGGGATGGATCCGTCCGGGTTCTGAAGGCCTCCCGCTGGTTTACCGTGGCTTCCACGCCCTTGAGCCTGGCGTTCTTCCTCTATGCCCGCCGCTTTCTTCCGCAAGCGGATCTGATCCACCTCCATCATCCCTATCCTCCCGCGGAGATCGCCTACCTCATGAGCGGAGGGAACAGGCCCGCCGTCCTGACTTACCATAGCGACATCGTGCGCCAGCGCCTGAGCGGCCGGCTCTATCGTCCATGGCTCTATCGGGTCCTGGGACGGGTCGCACGGATCCTGGTGACCAGCCCGGTTTACCTGGAAACCTCGCCTCACCTGCAGGCCTTCCGGGATAAATGCCGCGTGGTCCCCCTGGGGATCGATGTGGCCCGCTTCCTGACGGCGCCCCCCGAAGCTCCCCGGGCGCTCCGGTCCTCCTGGTGCTCTGCTCCGCACCGCCCCCATGCGCTCTTCGTAGGACGCCTTCGATACTACAAGGGGCTGGATACCCTCCTCCAGACGCTCACCCGCCTGCCGGATCTCCACGTCACCATTGTGGGAACTGGCCCGATGGAGCGCGCCTGGCGGACGTTGGCCCGGGATCTCCGGGTGAGCGATCGCGTCCATTTCCTCGGTGAAGTGCCGGATCCAGAGCTGCCGCTGGTTTACCACGCGGCGGATCTGTTCGTCCTGCCTGCCAGCGCCCGGGCGGAGGCCTTCGGGACCGTGTTGCTGGAAGCGATGGCGGCGGGCCTTCCGGTCGTCACCACCGAGATCGGAACCGGGACGACATGGGTTGTTGGAGGAGCGGGATGGATCGTCCCCCCTCGGGATCCCGAAGCGCTGGCGGAGGCGATTCGGGAAATCCTGGCTCACCCGGAAGCAGCCCGGGCGCGAGGGCGTCAGGGTCAGGAGCGCGTGCGTCGGGAATTCACCCTCGAGAAAATGGCGCAACGCGTGCTGGAGATCTACGAGGAGGTCCTCCACCAGGCTGCTTCCCAGAGCGCCAGCCCCAATCCGTAA
- a CDS encoding helicase-associated domain-containing protein translates to MPVRSLRQSLSELDLAHLRVIARFWDVDPQHLSREALIARLLPVMMDPERQGTHWARLGSEEQEALRTLVIAGGVMPAATFQRRFGEIRRVGAARLEGERLWERPAGPAEALWFRGWIFLGFVEQPAGFEEVVFIPDELLLGLPPMVEAPRPQMPEMLPTAPAPIRIRRAGTTPADDFCTLLSFIHNEAPPAAMTPEELWARFPILRRQLRWPHRERWSLLWHLAGTLQMIQVRRDSLRLDPEVTTRWLQAPLMEQLRALLEAWRDNVQWNDLFHVPTLRPEPTGSWQNDPRLPRQTLLQLLARLDPGCWYAIPDLIREIKAKNPTFQRTEAEFSTWYIRDAETGDYLHGFENWDRVEGALLRYLLTGPLHWLGVVDLGDPDRIRLSPFGAAYLAKGDPPPDGDTRFVLLEDGTIEIGAARRYERFQIARIADWIASGEVYRYRITARSLTRARGQNIGPERILDFFRRYDLTMPEALSRALTRWASRGTEATVEQALVLRVSDPELLRQLLSTEARRYVRDVLSPIAAIIHPSGWAQVRAALLQLGVVPEESLGTEHEHLLPGAGPGI, encoded by the coding sequence ATGCCCGTCCGCTCGCTTCGGCAAAGCTTGAGCGAACTGGATCTTGCGCATCTACGGGTGATCGCGCGCTTCTGGGACGTGGATCCTCAGCATCTCTCCCGCGAGGCGCTGATCGCCCGGTTACTGCCCGTGATGATGGATCCAGAACGCCAGGGGACGCACTGGGCTCGTCTGGGATCGGAGGAGCAGGAGGCCCTCCGGACCCTGGTGATAGCCGGAGGGGTGATGCCTGCTGCCACATTCCAGCGGCGCTTTGGGGAGATCCGCCGGGTAGGCGCCGCCCGTCTGGAGGGCGAACGCCTCTGGGAACGACCGGCAGGTCCAGCGGAGGCCCTCTGGTTTCGGGGATGGATCTTCCTGGGATTCGTGGAGCAGCCAGCTGGATTTGAGGAGGTGGTTTTCATTCCGGATGAGCTGTTGCTGGGCTTGCCCCCCATGGTGGAGGCGCCCCGCCCCCAGATGCCGGAGATGCTCCCCACCGCCCCTGCCCCGATCCGGATCCGGCGGGCGGGGACGACGCCGGCGGACGATTTCTGCACGCTGTTAAGCTTTATACATAACGAAGCGCCTCCGGCGGCCATGACCCCGGAAGAGCTATGGGCGCGATTTCCGATCCTGCGCCGGCAGCTGCGCTGGCCCCACCGGGAGCGCTGGTCGCTGCTCTGGCACCTGGCCGGAACGCTCCAGATGATCCAGGTCCGGCGGGATTCCCTGCGCCTGGATCCGGAAGTCACCACGCGCTGGCTCCAGGCTCCGCTGATGGAGCAATTGCGCGCCCTCCTTGAGGCCTGGCGGGACAATGTGCAATGGAACGATCTCTTTCACGTGCCTACCTTACGGCCCGAGCCCACGGGCTCCTGGCAGAACGATCCCCGGCTGCCTCGCCAGACCCTGCTGCAGCTCCTGGCCCGATTAGATCCGGGATGCTGGTATGCGATCCCCGATCTCATCCGCGAGATCAAAGCGAAGAACCCGACCTTCCAGCGGACAGAGGCGGAGTTCTCCACCTGGTATATCCGGGATGCGGAAACAGGAGATTACCTGCATGGATTTGAAAACTGGGATCGGGTGGAAGGGGCGCTTCTGCGCTATCTGCTGACCGGCCCTCTCCACTGGCTGGGAGTGGTGGATCTGGGGGATCCGGATCGGATACGCCTTTCGCCCTTCGGGGCTGCTTACCTGGCCAAGGGAGATCCGCCTCCGGACGGAGATACGCGTTTCGTCCTGCTGGAGGATGGCACCATCGAGATCGGAGCCGCCCGCCGATATGAACGTTTTCAGATCGCCCGGATCGCCGACTGGATCGCTTCGGGAGAGGTCTATCGCTACCGCATCACTGCCCGTTCCCTGACCCGGGCGCGGGGGCAGAACATCGGCCCGGAGCGGATCCTGGATTTCTTCCGGCGCTATGATCTGACCATGCCGGAAGCCCTGAGCCGCGCCCTGACCCGCTGGGCCAGCCGGGGAACGGAGGCTACGGTGGAGCAGGCGCTGGTGCTGCGTGTGAGCGATCCCGAGCTGTTACGCCAACTGCTGTCCACGGAGGCCCGCCGATATGTGCGGGATGTCCTCTCGCCTATCGCTGCCATCATCCATCCATCCGGCTGGGCCCAGGTGCGCGCCGCGCTTCTGCAGCTCGGCGTGGTGCCGGAGGAATCCCTCGGAACCGAACATGAGCACCTGCTCCCTGGAGCAGGCCCGGGGATCTAA
- a CDS encoding DedA family protein, producing METLEHQLVLFLQNLFQWMGWGGVILIMALESANIPIPSEVTMPLAGWMLVQARGGTLLQAALEGGFYGGLGCTLGSLLSYGLGYYGGRPFLFRYGRYLLISPRDLKAADQWFARWGLWATFLSRLLPIVRTFISFPAGVTRIPFFPFLSLSLIGSFIWCAGLAAGGYLFGQHWEELRRIMRPFDIPIALALLSGFAYYLYRHIRHAREGYEAFLPSIGEADPPEKSS from the coding sequence ATGGAAACTCTGGAGCATCAGTTGGTGCTGTTCCTTCAGAATCTGTTCCAGTGGATGGGATGGGGAGGGGTGATCCTGATCATGGCGCTTGAGAGCGCCAACATTCCGATCCCCAGCGAGGTCACCATGCCCCTGGCCGGCTGGATGCTGGTTCAGGCCCGGGGAGGGACGCTTCTTCAGGCGGCTCTGGAGGGGGGATTCTACGGAGGGCTGGGTTGCACGCTGGGCTCCTTGCTGTCCTACGGACTGGGCTATTACGGCGGCAGACCCTTCCTCTTCCGATATGGACGTTACCTCCTGATCAGCCCCCGTGACCTAAAAGCCGCGGATCAATGGTTCGCCCGCTGGGGGCTGTGGGCCACCTTTCTCTCCCGCCTGCTGCCGATTGTGCGCACATTCATTTCGTTTCCGGCGGGGGTTACGCGCATCCCGTTTTTCCCTTTCCTATCGTTGAGCTTGATCGGCTCCTTCATCTGGTGCGCCGGTCTGGCAGCGGGCGGTTATCTGTTCGGCCAGCACTGGGAGGAGCTGCGTCGGATCATGCGACCTTTCGATATCCCGATCGCCCTCGCCCTGCTAAGTGGGTTCGCTTATTATCTCTACCGACATATCCGTCACGCCCGGGAAGGATATGAAGCGTTTCTTCCATCCATTGGGGAAGCAGATCCTCCAGAAAAAAGCTCATAG
- a CDS encoding Zn-ribbon domain-containing OB-fold protein: MHPARAWRGRSQRYRLEGEICEGCGARLFPPRDVCPECQRPARTPYPFSGRGEVYSYTVVYEPPAGYEEQAPYIVALIKLEEGPLVSAMLTDVGPEEVYIGMPVEMVTRVLHRQGEHGVIAYGYKFRPVLRRRVTIPSPSATVTARAE; the protein is encoded by the coding sequence ATGCATCCTGCGCGCGCATGGCGTGGACGATCCCAGCGATATCGCCTGGAAGGGGAAATCTGCGAGGGGTGTGGCGCTCGCCTGTTCCCGCCTCGGGATGTCTGCCCGGAGTGCCAGCGGCCCGCGCGCACGCCGTATCCCTTCTCGGGCCGCGGGGAGGTCTATTCCTACACGGTGGTCTATGAGCCGCCGGCGGGCTATGAAGAGCAAGCCCCTTACATCGTGGCGTTGATCAAACTGGAGGAAGGCCCGCTGGTCTCGGCAATGCTCACCGATGTGGGACCAGAGGAGGTCTACATCGGGATGCCTGTGGAGATGGTGACCCGTGTCCTGCACCGCCAGGGCGAGCACGGGGTGATCGCGTATGGCTATAAATTCCGGCCCGTCCTCCGCCGTAGGGTAACGATCCCTTCTCCATCGGCCACCGTGACAGCGCGAGCGGAATAA
- a CDS encoding thiolase domain-containing protein — protein MREVAIIGIGQTPVGEHWDKGLRELALEALETAMRDAGVERLDALYIGNMLSGQVEAQEHLGALVADFAGMHGVEAVKIEAACASGAAALRIGYAMVAGGLADFVAVVGVEKMTDASGETITAALATAADAEYEAVHGMTFTALNALLMRRYMHEYGYRREDFAPFSINAHHNAIHNPYAMLRFPITAEAFASARMIADPITLLDASPVCDGAAAVILCPADQARAFQERPVRIRASAVATDTVALHDRRDPLWLEAAALSAYRAFQQAGVRPEDVDFFELHDAFTIMAALSLEACGFAPRGRGVAMALEGAIFRDGRLPIATMGGLKARGHPVGATGIYQVVEAVVQLRGQAGPNQVPHARLGMTQNIGGTGATVITHILEAMD, from the coding sequence ATGCGCGAGGTCGCCATTATCGGCATCGGCCAGACCCCGGTGGGAGAGCACTGGGATAAAGGACTGCGGGAGCTGGCGCTGGAGGCGTTAGAGACCGCTATGCGGGATGCGGGGGTGGAGCGGCTGGACGCTCTATACATCGGGAATATGCTCTCGGGGCAGGTGGAGGCCCAGGAGCATCTGGGGGCGCTGGTGGCCGATTTCGCCGGGATGCACGGCGTGGAGGCAGTCAAGATCGAAGCGGCATGTGCCTCCGGCGCCGCCGCCCTGCGGATCGGCTACGCCATGGTCGCAGGGGGTCTGGCGGACTTCGTGGCCGTGGTGGGGGTGGAGAAAATGACGGACGCCTCCGGGGAAACGATCACCGCCGCCCTGGCGACAGCAGCCGATGCGGAATATGAAGCGGTGCACGGGATGACCTTCACCGCCCTCAATGCCCTGTTGATGCGCCGCTACATGCATGAATACGGATACCGGCGAGAGGATTTCGCGCCCTTCTCCATCAATGCGCACCACAACGCTATCCACAACCCCTATGCAATGCTACGGTTCCCGATCACGGCGGAGGCTTTCGCCTCCGCCCGCATGATCGCCGATCCGATCACCCTCCTGGACGCCTCGCCGGTCTGCGATGGGGCGGCAGCGGTGATCCTGTGCCCGGCGGATCAGGCCCGGGCGTTTCAGGAGCGCCCGGTCCGCATCCGGGCATCCGCCGTGGCCACGGACACGGTGGCCCTGCACGATCGCCGGGATCCCCTCTGGCTGGAGGCAGCCGCCCTCTCGGCCTACCGGGCTTTCCAGCAGGCCGGGGTTCGCCCGGAGGACGTCGATTTCTTTGAGCTGCACGATGCCTTCACGATCATGGCGGCCCTCTCCCTGGAGGCCTGCGGTTTTGCGCCCCGAGGGCGCGGGGTGGCCATGGCCCTGGAGGGGGCGATCTTCCGGGATGGCCGGCTTCCCATCGCGACGATGGGTGGGCTGAAGGCCCGGGGGCATCCGGTCGGAGCCACCGGGATCTATCAGGTGGTGGAAGCCGTCGTGCAACTGCGGGGCCAGGCCGGGCCCAACCAGGTCCCACACGCCCGCCTGGGGATGACCCAGAACATCGGGGGGACGGGGGCCACGGTGATCACCCACATTCTGGAGGCCATGGATTAA
- a CDS encoding hydroxymethylglutaryl-CoA synthase: MHENGHRILKPSRSVGIVGYGAYVPRYRLPGAEISRLWTGGAEPPPVREKAVPGPDEDVVTMSIEAARNALARAGIAAHRLRAVWVGSESHPYAVKPSGTLVAEAIGATPYVQAGDWEFACKAGTEAMQAAIGFVGSGMADYAMAIGTDTAQGRPGDALEYTAGAGGAAFIIGPAEESLAILEGSLSYVTDTPDFWRRAHARYPEHGGRFTGEPAYFHHIVEAARQLMEALGARPEDYTYAVFHQPNVKFPQKAAKMLGFQLEQIRTGLLVDEIGNTYAGSCLIGLTAILDEAQPGDRILAVSFGSGAGSDAFSLVVTEAILERRDRAPRTRDYIARRVVIDYATYARYRRKIVMDTEA, encoded by the coding sequence ATGCATGAGAACGGCCATCGGATCCTGAAGCCGTCCCGCTCAGTTGGCATCGTGGGCTATGGGGCTTACGTCCCTCGCTACCGCCTTCCGGGCGCTGAGATCTCCCGCCTGTGGACCGGCGGGGCGGAGCCCCCACCGGTGCGGGAGAAGGCTGTGCCGGGGCCCGATGAGGATGTGGTGACGATGTCCATCGAGGCGGCCCGGAACGCCCTGGCCCGGGCAGGGATTGCGGCGCATCGCCTGCGGGCAGTCTGGGTGGGCAGCGAATCGCATCCCTACGCGGTCAAACCCAGCGGCACTCTCGTCGCTGAGGCCATTGGAGCCACCCCCTACGTTCAGGCTGGGGATTGGGAATTCGCATGCAAAGCGGGCACGGAGGCCATGCAGGCCGCCATCGGCTTTGTGGGCTCAGGGATGGCCGATTACGCGATGGCCATCGGGACCGACACGGCCCAGGGCCGGCCGGGCGATGCCCTGGAATACACGGCCGGGGCGGGCGGGGCCGCCTTCATCATCGGCCCAGCAGAGGAGAGCCTGGCGATCCTGGAGGGATCGCTCTCCTATGTCACCGATACCCCGGATTTCTGGCGCCGGGCCCACGCCCGGTATCCGGAGCACGGCGGCCGTTTCACCGGGGAGCCCGCCTACTTCCACCATATCGTGGAAGCCGCCCGCCAGCTGATGGAAGCGCTGGGAGCCCGGCCGGAGGATTACACGTATGCGGTGTTTCACCAGCCGAACGTGAAATTCCCTCAGAAGGCCGCGAAGATGCTCGGGTTCCAGCTGGAGCAGATCCGGACCGGTCTCCTGGTGGACGAGATCGGCAATACTTATGCGGGATCATGTCTGATCGGGCTGACCGCTATCCTGGACGAGGCACAGCCGGGTGATCGGATCCTGGCCGTGTCCTTCGGCTCCGGCGCCGGATCCGACGCCTTCTCCCTGGTGGTGACGGAAGCCATCCTGGAGCGGCGGGATCGAGCGCCTCGAACCCGGGATTATATTGCCCGCCGCGTGGTGATCGATTACGCCACCTATGCTCGCTATCGTCGGAAGATCGTGATGGACACTGAGGCGTAA
- a CDS encoding type II toxin-antitoxin system HicB family antitoxin, which yields MTYRIGLERGAERGHIAWVLDYPGCFAFGHTERETLERIPEAIRDYFAWLGAHGIPAAGPGVPEDFRVVEIFEVYTINERFERGGSREVNAWFLDDWRPLTEEEVEFGLQVLAASRADLRAAVEGLPDPVLDAVLPGQRWSMRGVLRHVAHGENWYLSRLGRDLKDPPVEIWAHLEQVRHALEQALQDWIGQSIVVGVDGEFWSPRKVLRRAAWHERDHVLHLHQLRRAMGWS from the coding sequence ATGACCTACCGGATCGGACTGGAACGCGGCGCGGAAAGAGGCCATATCGCCTGGGTTCTCGATTACCCGGGATGCTTCGCCTTCGGGCACACCGAGCGGGAAACCCTGGAGCGGATCCCGGAGGCGATCCGGGATTATTTCGCCTGGCTGGGCGCTCATGGGATCCCCGCCGCAGGGCCTGGGGTTCCGGAGGATTTCCGGGTGGTGGAGATCTTCGAGGTCTACACGATCAACGAACGCTTCGAGCGAGGCGGCTCCCGGGAGGTGAACGCGTGGTTTCTGGACGACTGGCGGCCACTGACGGAGGAAGAGGTGGAGTTCGGCCTTCAGGTCCTCGCTGCCTCCCGGGCGGATCTCCGGGCGGCGGTGGAGGGCCTGCCGGACCCGGTTCTGGACGCGGTGCTGCCGGGCCAGCGGTGGTCTATGCGCGGGGTGCTGCGCCATGTGGCTCACGGGGAGAACTGGTATCTCAGTCGACTGGGGCGGGATCTCAAAGATCCACCCGTGGAGATCTGGGCGCATCTGGAACAGGTTCGCCACGCCCTGGAACAGGCCCTTCAAGATTGGATCGGGCAATCGATCGTCGTGGGCGTGGATGGAGAGTTCTGGTCTCCACGCAAAGTATTGCGCCGGGCCGCATGGCATGAGCGGGACCACGTGCTTCATCTTCACCAGCTGCGTCGGGCGATGGGGTGGTCATAA
- a CDS encoding hydroxymethylglutaryl-CoA reductase, degradative: MSSRTSRYPGFYRLPLEARARWVAEQAGLTPEEQALLINGGLTLEEADHLVENVIGRFALPFAVAVNFLINGREVLIPMVIEEPSVVAALSHAARLARAGGGFLAGSDEPIMRGQIQIMDLPDLSTAARAIEEQIETIRTAAEAATPSIVARGGGFRGLEVIPFPNTPVGPMLVVHLFYDVRDAMGANAVNTVCEAVAPRIAQITGGRVVLRILSNLADRRRAWAEVRIPPEALETPDFPGDLVIQGILEAQALAEVDPYRAATHNKGIMNGIDAVALATGNDWRAIEAGAHAYAARDGRYRPLTRWCRDEGGALYGRIELPLAVGIVGGATQAHPLARVALKILGVSSARELAEIMAAVGLAQNLAALRALATEGIQRGHMELHARQIAMAAGAAGEEIDRIAERLVMERNIRLARARELLQELRGGAPG, encoded by the coding sequence ATGTCCAGCCGCACTTCTCGTTACCCGGGCTTCTATCGATTGCCGCTGGAAGCGCGCGCCCGCTGGGTCGCCGAACAGGCCGGTCTGACCCCCGAGGAGCAGGCTTTGTTGATCAATGGCGGTCTAACATTAGAAGAGGCGGACCATCTGGTGGAAAATGTGATCGGCCGGTTCGCGCTGCCCTTTGCGGTGGCGGTGAACTTCCTGATCAATGGCCGGGAGGTCCTGATCCCGATGGTGATTGAGGAGCCCTCGGTGGTGGCGGCGCTCTCCCATGCCGCCCGCCTGGCTCGGGCCGGTGGGGGATTCCTCGCGGGCAGCGATGAGCCTATTATGCGCGGGCAGATCCAGATTATGGATCTCCCCGATCTTTCCACAGCGGCCCGGGCGATCGAGGAACAGATCGAGACGATCCGAACGGCGGCTGAGGCTGCCACGCCCTCCATCGTCGCCCGGGGCGGAGGGTTCCGGGGGCTGGAGGTCATCCCATTCCCGAACACGCCTGTCGGGCCGATGCTCGTTGTGCACCTGTTCTATGATGTCCGGGACGCGATGGGGGCCAATGCCGTGAACACCGTCTGCGAGGCGGTGGCCCCTCGGATCGCCCAGATCACGGGAGGGCGGGTGGTCCTGCGAATCCTTTCGAATTTAGCGGACCGCCGGCGGGCCTGGGCGGAGGTCCGGATCCCCCCGGAAGCTCTGGAGACGCCGGACTTCCCGGGGGATCTCGTGATCCAGGGGATTCTGGAGGCGCAGGCGCTGGCCGAAGTGGACCCCTATCGGGCGGCCACGCATAACAAAGGGATCATGAACGGCATCGATGCGGTGGCCCTGGCTACCGGCAACGACTGGCGGGCGATTGAGGCGGGCGCCCACGCCTATGCCGCACGGGATGGCCGGTATCGGCCGCTCACCCGATGGTGTCGGGACGAAGGGGGGGCTCTGTATGGACGGATTGAGCTGCCCCTGGCGGTGGGGATCGTGGGGGGAGCCACCCAGGCCCATCCCCTGGCCCGGGTGGCCCTCAAGATCCTGGGCGTTTCGTCCGCGCGGGAGCTGGCGGAGATCATGGCCGCCGTGGGCCTGGCCCAGAACCTGGCCGCCCTGCGGGCCCTGGCCACCGAGGGGATCCAGCGCGGGCATATGGAATTGCACGCCCGTCAGATCGCCATGGCCGCCGGGGCCGCTGGCGAGGAGATCGATCGGATCGCCGAACGGCTCGTCATGGAGCGCAACATCCGCCTGGCCCGGGCCCGGGAGCTTCTGCAAGAGCTTCGGGGGGGAGCCCCTGGATGA